A genomic window from Solanum dulcamara chromosome 11, daSolDulc1.2, whole genome shotgun sequence includes:
- the LOC129873522 gene encoding uncharacterized protein LOC129873522 isoform X2 — translation MERVDIPCWKFIIKLDKLRTFMSLEKAVCNHGFFMMAPNHWDPSTKSFSRPLRLADSITSAMTLISQHEDHLVIKVYGAAVLSLKDEGAIKVKRMLRLSDKDEQDVTCFHKLHPDAEAKGFGRLFRSPTLFEDVAKSLLLRFCPWKTSLDLAKGLCDVQLKKVMSKRKRPNINIGDFPSPEELAGFREEELKGKGKFGYRAADLINLAKQVVDGIIELSKFEIADEPSARIKLKINGAGPFTTHTIMMCTGYYHNIPIDTETLRHMKQFHRLNMRKRKKGSISLQIKDKIQQFYKIYHPFQSLAYWFELVNSYEIKLGKTLAELLPSEYHHATGNYEKKKKKKY, via the exons ATGGAGAGAGTAGATATACCATGTTGGAAATTCATTATCAAGTTGGATAAGTTGCGCACATTCATGAGCCTGGAAAAAGCCGTGTGCAACCACGGGTTTTTCATGATGGCTCCCAACCATTGGGATCCATCCACTAAAAGCTTTTCTCGTCCTCTGCGATTAGCAGATTCCATCACATCTGCTATGACTTTAATTTCACAACATGAGGATCATCTTGTCATTAAGGTTTATGGTGCAGCTGTTCTTTCCCTTAAGGATGAGGGAGCTATCAAG GTGAAGAGAATGCTGAGACTCTCTGATAAGGATGAACAAGATGTGACATGTTTTCATAAGCTTCATCCAGATGCTGAGGCCAAAGGATTTGGTCGCTTGTTTCGATCGCCAACCTTATTTGAAGATGTGGCCAAGTCTCTTCTTCTTCGCTTTTGCCC GTGGAAGACATCTTTGGATCTGGCAAAGGGTCTTTGTGATGTACAACTGAAAAAAGTCATGTCCAAAAGAAAGAGACCAAATATTAATATTGGAGACTTTCCGAGTCCAGAAGAATTAGCAGGTTTCAGAGAGGAAGAGCTAAAAGGCAAAGGCAAATTTGGATATAGAGCAGCGGACTTGATTAACTTGGCTAAACAAGTTGTTGATGGAATAATTGAGCTGTCTAAATTTGAAATTGCTGATGAACCAAGTGCAAGGATTAAGCTGAAGATAAATGGTGCTGGTCCTTTTACCACTCATACTATCATGATGTGTACTGGATACTATCATAATATTCCAATTGACACTGAAACGCTGCGTCATATGAAACAG TTTCATAGACTTAATATGAGAAAGCGTAAAAAGGGATCGATTAGTCTCCAAATAAAAGACAAAATACAACAATTCTACAAGATTTATCATCCATTTCAGTCTTTGGCTTACTG GTTTGAACTTGTCAACtcttatgaaataaaacttGGTAAGACATTAGCTGAGTTATTACCATCAGAATATCACCATGCCACTGGAAACTacgaaaagaagaagaagaagaaatattaa
- the LOC129873522 gene encoding uncharacterized protein LOC129873522 isoform X1 yields MERVDIPCWKFIIKLDKLRTFMSLEKAVCNHGFFMMAPNHWDPSTKSFSRPLRLADSITSAMTLISQHEDHLVIKVYGAAVLSLKDEGAIKSQVKRMLRLSDKDEQDVTCFHKLHPDAEAKGFGRLFRSPTLFEDVAKSLLLRFCPWKTSLDLAKGLCDVQLKKVMSKRKRPNINIGDFPSPEELAGFREEELKGKGKFGYRAADLINLAKQVVDGIIELSKFEIADEPSARIKLKINGAGPFTTHTIMMCTGYYHNIPIDTETLRHMKQFHRLNMRKRKKGSISLQIKDKIQQFYKIYHPFQSLAYWFELVNSYEIKLGKTLAELLPSEYHHATGNYEKKKKKKY; encoded by the exons ATGGAGAGAGTAGATATACCATGTTGGAAATTCATTATCAAGTTGGATAAGTTGCGCACATTCATGAGCCTGGAAAAAGCCGTGTGCAACCACGGGTTTTTCATGATGGCTCCCAACCATTGGGATCCATCCACTAAAAGCTTTTCTCGTCCTCTGCGATTAGCAGATTCCATCACATCTGCTATGACTTTAATTTCACAACATGAGGATCATCTTGTCATTAAGGTTTATGGTGCAGCTGTTCTTTCCCTTAAGGATGAGGGAGCTATCAAG TCTCAGGTGAAGAGAATGCTGAGACTCTCTGATAAGGATGAACAAGATGTGACATGTTTTCATAAGCTTCATCCAGATGCTGAGGCCAAAGGATTTGGTCGCTTGTTTCGATCGCCAACCTTATTTGAAGATGTGGCCAAGTCTCTTCTTCTTCGCTTTTGCCC GTGGAAGACATCTTTGGATCTGGCAAAGGGTCTTTGTGATGTACAACTGAAAAAAGTCATGTCCAAAAGAAAGAGACCAAATATTAATATTGGAGACTTTCCGAGTCCAGAAGAATTAGCAGGTTTCAGAGAGGAAGAGCTAAAAGGCAAAGGCAAATTTGGATATAGAGCAGCGGACTTGATTAACTTGGCTAAACAAGTTGTTGATGGAATAATTGAGCTGTCTAAATTTGAAATTGCTGATGAACCAAGTGCAAGGATTAAGCTGAAGATAAATGGTGCTGGTCCTTTTACCACTCATACTATCATGATGTGTACTGGATACTATCATAATATTCCAATTGACACTGAAACGCTGCGTCATATGAAACAG TTTCATAGACTTAATATGAGAAAGCGTAAAAAGGGATCGATTAGTCTCCAAATAAAAGACAAAATACAACAATTCTACAAGATTTATCATCCATTTCAGTCTTTGGCTTACTG GTTTGAACTTGTCAACtcttatgaaataaaacttGGTAAGACATTAGCTGAGTTATTACCATCAGAATATCACCATGCCACTGGAAACTacgaaaagaagaagaagaagaaatattaa
- the LOC129873522 gene encoding uncharacterized protein LOC129873522 isoform X3 yields MERVDIPCWKFIIKLDKLRTFMSLEKAVCNHGFFMMAPNHWDPSTKSFSRPLRLADSITSAMTLISQHEDHLVIKVYGAAVLSLKDEGAIKSQVKRMLRLSDKDEQDVTCFHKLHPDAEAKGFGRLFRSPTLFEDVAKWKTSLDLAKGLCDVQLKKVMSKRKRPNINIGDFPSPEELAGFREEELKGKGKFGYRAADLINLAKQVVDGIIELSKFEIADEPSARIKLKINGAGPFTTHTIMMCTGYYHNIPIDTETLRHMKQFHRLNMRKRKKGSISLQIKDKIQQFYKIYHPFQSLAYWFELVNSYEIKLGKTLAELLPSEYHHATGNYEKKKKKKY; encoded by the exons ATGGAGAGAGTAGATATACCATGTTGGAAATTCATTATCAAGTTGGATAAGTTGCGCACATTCATGAGCCTGGAAAAAGCCGTGTGCAACCACGGGTTTTTCATGATGGCTCCCAACCATTGGGATCCATCCACTAAAAGCTTTTCTCGTCCTCTGCGATTAGCAGATTCCATCACATCTGCTATGACTTTAATTTCACAACATGAGGATCATCTTGTCATTAAGGTTTATGGTGCAGCTGTTCTTTCCCTTAAGGATGAGGGAGCTATCAAG TCTCAGGTGAAGAGAATGCTGAGACTCTCTGATAAGGATGAACAAGATGTGACATGTTTTCATAAGCTTCATCCAGATGCTGAGGCCAAAGGATTTGGTCGCTTGTTTCGATCGCCAACCTTATTTGAAGATGTGGCCAA GTGGAAGACATCTTTGGATCTGGCAAAGGGTCTTTGTGATGTACAACTGAAAAAAGTCATGTCCAAAAGAAAGAGACCAAATATTAATATTGGAGACTTTCCGAGTCCAGAAGAATTAGCAGGTTTCAGAGAGGAAGAGCTAAAAGGCAAAGGCAAATTTGGATATAGAGCAGCGGACTTGATTAACTTGGCTAAACAAGTTGTTGATGGAATAATTGAGCTGTCTAAATTTGAAATTGCTGATGAACCAAGTGCAAGGATTAAGCTGAAGATAAATGGTGCTGGTCCTTTTACCACTCATACTATCATGATGTGTACTGGATACTATCATAATATTCCAATTGACACTGAAACGCTGCGTCATATGAAACAG TTTCATAGACTTAATATGAGAAAGCGTAAAAAGGGATCGATTAGTCTCCAAATAAAAGACAAAATACAACAATTCTACAAGATTTATCATCCATTTCAGTCTTTGGCTTACTG GTTTGAACTTGTCAACtcttatgaaataaaacttGGTAAGACATTAGCTGAGTTATTACCATCAGAATATCACCATGCCACTGGAAACTacgaaaagaagaagaagaagaaatattaa
- the LOC129873705 gene encoding uncharacterized protein LOC129873705 produces the protein MVKRRRAAQISPQFFKIILSSHASKLHIPDEFVIKYGADLRDVVFLELPTGAIWQVKLQNSNGTKWLNDGWNQFKDYYSIACGYFLLFQYNGNSHFSVFIFDLSASEIEYPSGPNDATHRKKAGRPETQNNAKVAHPSNSKRQKSGIPVSRSSCLPERQDPNRVKLEKPYVEEDLNYATQKDKRKNLYGAADKGNENCNEVLDPSASNMTNTTKCNKRKYPLNLEVSHRRYPLRSKQVKLEQSKENGSPSYSGKQRPAAPLSCPGIQSERKESTRMKLDKANLEEDICCAVPKAKNGETNMEKLLKQDRQHNMYDEAYKFKGHCNEVPVVDPSTSKVTTTNQHSKKKTATSLDATNCRYPLRSKQLKEVKIEKGDVEAHCNKIPVVDPPATKTTTTSRHHKKKTSASLDTSHCRYSLRSKQLKELKLEKTNAEDDLLCAAQRAKRRKAYNVKLEKGDVQECCKVGDPSASTTTNRHNAKKTTTILDASHCRYPLRSKQHKEVKLEQWEAGGNMHNKTPKNKVVVDPPYCKRQNSGFPASSASCHPIRVKLEKPENLFCAAEKAKGKETNNVKRDTGDMEGNLSSVAYKGKDSSASEMTILGKKKMLPSEKHSWDIYFNPHFTISMQPAYVSGNFRLDIHGNFFKKLINEDETIVNLRVSNGRSWRAKLFDIQSNCAKIESSGWRDFVLGNNLKEHDTCVFELIDGIEPVLDVTIFRATTLVS, from the exons CTTATCTTCTCATGCCTCTAAATTA CACATCCCAGATGAATTTGTAATCAAGTATGGGGCTGATCTGCGAGATGTTGTTTTCCTTGAGCTCCCAACTGGTGCAATATGGCAAGTTAAATTGCAAAACTCTAATGGCACCAAATGGCTCAACGACGGCTGGAACCAGTTTAAGGACTACTATTCAATTGCTTGCGGTTACTTTTTACTCTTTCAATATAATGGAAACTCTCACTTTTCTGTATTCATATTTGATTTAAGTGCTTCCGAGATCGAATATCCTTCTGGACCAAATGATGCTACTCACAGGAAGAAGGCAGGCAGGCCTGAGACACAGAATAATGCAAAAGTAGCACATCCTTCCAATTCAAAAAGACAAAAGTCTGGTATTCCAGTATCACGCTCTAGCTGTCTACCAGAAAGGCAGGATCCTAACAGGGTGAAGCTTGAGAAACCATATGTGGAGGAGGATTTGAACTATGCAACACAAAAAGATAAAAGGAAGAATTTGTACGGTGCTGCAGATAAAGGAAATG AGAACTGCAATGAGGTACTGGATCCCTCAGCCTCTAACATGACAAACACTACCAAATGCAATAAAAGGAAATATCCTCTCAATTTGGAGGTATCACATCGTAGGTATCCTCTACGAAGTAAACAGGTGAAGCTTGAACAATCCAAAGAAAACGGGAGTCCTTCATATTCTGGAAAACAAAGACCTGCCGCTCCACTATCCTGTCCAGGTATTCAGTCAGAAAGAAAAGAGTCTACCAGGATGAAGCTTGATAAAGCAAACTTGGAAGAGGATATCTGTTGTGCTGTGCCAAAAGCAAAAAATGGGGAGACGAACATGGAGAAACTTTTAAAACAAGATAGGCAACATAATATGTATGATGAAGCATATAAATTTAAAG GGCACTGCAATGAAGTACCAGTAGTGGATCCCTCAACATCTAAGGTGACAACTACTAATCAGCATAGTAAAAAGAAAACTGCTACCAGTTTGGATGCAACAAATTGTCGGTATCCACTACGAAGTAAGCAACTGAAAGAGGTGAAGATTGAAAAAGGAGATGTGGAAG CGCACTGTAACAAAATACCAGTGGTGGATCCCCCAGCAACTAAGACGACAACCACTAGCCGACATCATAAAAAGAAAACTAGTGCCAGTTTGGATACGTCACATTGTAGGTATTCACTGAGAAGCAAGCAACTGAAAGAGTTGAAGCTTGAAAAAACAAATGCGGAAGATGATTTGCTTTGTGCAGCACAAAGAGCAAAAAGGAGGAAGGCTTATAATGTGAAGCTTGAGAAAGGAGATGTACAAG AGTGCTGCAAAGTAGGGGATCCTTCTGCATCTACTACCACTAATCGACATAATGCAAAGAAAACTACTACCATTTTGGATGCATCACATTGCAGGTATCCACTGCGAAGTAAGCAACACAAAGAGGTGAAACTTGAACAGTGGGAAGCAGGAGGGAATATGCATAATAAAACACCGAAAAATAAAGTAGTAGTCGATCCTCCATATTGTAAAAGACAAAATTCTGGCTTTCCTGCATCCTCTGCAAGTTGTCACCCTATCAGGGTGAAGCTTGAAAAACCAGAAAATTTGTTTTGTGCAGCAGAAAAAGCAAAAGGGAAGGAGACTAACAATGTGAAGCGTGACACCGGAGATATGGAAGGGAATTTGAGTAGTGTAGCTTATAAAGGAAAAG ATTCCTCAGCCTCTGAGATGACAATACTTGGCAAGAAAAAGATGTTGCCCTCAGAGAAGCACAGTTGGGATATATACTTCAATCCACACTTCACTATTTCTATGCAGCCTGCTTATGTCTCGGGAAACTTCCGATTG GATATACATGGTAACTTTTTCAAGAAATTAATCAATGAGGATGAAACCATTGTAAATCTACGGGTTTCTAATGGGAGAAGTTGGCGTGCAAAGTTGTTTGACATTCAATCAAATTGTGCTAAGATTGAATCATCAGGTTGGAGGGACTTTGTGCTCGGGAACAATTTAAAAGAGCATGACACTTGTGTCTTTGAGCTAATTGACGGCATCGAGCCAGTGCTAGATGTGACTATTTTCCGAGCGACAACTCTCGTTTCCTGA